A portion of the Tiliqua scincoides isolate rTilSci1 chromosome 3, rTilSci1.hap2, whole genome shotgun sequence genome contains these proteins:
- the RASA2 gene encoding ras GTPase-activating protein 2 isoform X2: MSVRIDLWNNGNLVQDLFLGEIKIPVKVLGSDSFQAWYLLQPRDNGNKSSKSDDLGSLRLNIYYAEDYVLPSEYYTSLRNLLLKSPVVEPISASTAYILAEVCRDKYDAVLPLVRLLLHHHKLVQFITAVAELELKDTQEANTIFRGNSLATRCLDEMMKIVGKHYLKVTLKPILDEICENPKPCEIDPLKLKEADNVETHKENLHYYVDKVFRTVVQSSISCPTLMCDMLCSLRCLAAERFPNDPHVQYSAVSSFVFLRFFAVAVVSPHTFHLRPHHPDAQTARTLTLISKAIQTLGSWGSLSKSKLSSFKETFMCEFFKMFQEEEYIEAVKKFLDEVSTESKEPSVMSEPVHLKEGEMYKRAQGRTRIGKKNFKKRWFCLTSRELTYHKQQDKEPIYTIPIRNILAVEKLDESSFNKKNMFQVIHVEKPLYVQANNCVEASEWIEALCRVSRCNQNRLSVYHPSAFLNGNWLCCKATSENTVGCTPCTAGVPADIQIEIDGDRETERIYSLFVINMPKLQKMEEACGSIAVYQGPLKEPDDYTFKIEDSVATFQTLQQIISAVKKLNEHHDRYRKKRSSSAKYGSEENPIVGKIS, from the exons TTAAGATTCCTGTCAAGGTATTAGGAAGTGATTCCTTTCAAGCATG GTACCTTCTGCAACCACGAGATAATGGAAATAAATCCTCTAAAAGTGATGACCTTGGATCACTTAGACTGAATATATATTATGCTGAAGACTATGTACTTCCATCAGAGTACTATACTTCCCTCAGGAACTTGCTGCTAAAGTCACCTGTAGTGGAG CCAATATCGGCTTCTACTGCTTACATTTTGGCAGAAGTTTGTCGAGATAAATATGATGCTGTTTTGCCTCTTGTAAGATTATTGCTACATCATCATAAATTAGTTCAGTTTATCACTGCAGTGGCAGAACTGGAATTAAAGGATACCCA agaagccaATACAATCTTCAGAGGAAACTCTTTAGCCACCCGATGTCTAGATGAGATGATGAAAATAGTGGGAAAACACTACCTGAAAGTTACCTTAAAACCAATTCTAGATGAG ATATGTGAAAATCCTAAACCTTGTGAAATTGATCCTCTGAAACTAAAAGAAGCTGATAATGTAGAAACACACAAG GAAAATCTCCACTACTATGTTGACAAAGTATTCAGGACAGTTGTACAATCAAGTATAAGTTGCCCTACGTTGATGTGTGATATGTTATGTTCCCTGAGATGTTTGGCTGCTGAAAGATTTCCTA ATGACCCTCATGTACAGTATTCTGCAGTGAGCAGCTTTGTGTTTCTCCGTTTCTTTGCTGTAGCTGTAGTATCGCCTCATACTTTCCATTTACGACCTCACCATCCA GATGCACAGACTGCTAGAACGTTAACCCTTATATCAAAAGCCATCCAGACACTGGGGAGCTGGGGAAGTTTGTCCAAAAGCAAGCTA TCAAGTTTCAAGGAGACATTTATGTGTGAgtttttcaaaatgtttcaggAAGAGGAATACATTGAAGCAGTCAAAAAG TTTTTAGATGAAGTATCTACTGAAAGTAAAGAGCCGAGTGTCATGAGTGAGCCAGTGCATCTAAAAGAAGG GGAGATGTACAAACGAGCACAAGGAAGAACCCGAATTGGAAAAAAGAATTTCAAGAAGCGTTGGTTCTGCCTCACAAGTAGAGAACTTACTTATCATAAACAACAAG ATAAAGAACCAATTTATACCATTCCAATTAGAAACATCCTTGCAGTAGAAAAACTTGATGAGAGCTCCTTCaacaagaaaaat atgttTCAAGTGATACATGTTGAAAAGCCATTGTATGTACAGGCAAATAACTGTGTGGAGGCTAGTGAGTGGATagaagctctttgcagggtgagcAGGTGCAACCAAAATAGACTAAGTGTTTATCATCCCTCTGCATTTTTGAATGGGAACTGGCTTTGCTGCAAGGCCACATCAGAGAACACAGTTGGCTGCACACCATGCACTGC AGGTGTACCTGCTGACATTCAAATAGAGATTGATGGAGATAGAGAAACTGAGAGAATCTATTCACTTTTTGTTATCAACATGCCAAagcttcagaaaatggaag AGGCTTGTGGAAGTATAGCAGTCTATCAAGGTCCACTGAAGGAACCAGATGACTATACTTTCAAAATTGAGGACTCTGTTGCAACTTTTCAAACTCTTCAACAAATAATATcagcagtaaaaaagctgaatgAACATCATGACAGATATCGGAAGAAGAGATCATCTAGTGCTAAATATGGCAGCGA agaaaatccaattGTTGGAAAAATTTCCTAA